The following coding sequences lie in one Deinococcus aerolatus genomic window:
- a CDS encoding MFS transporter, which produces MSPSQFPPAPGRAESARRAVSLIFLVNGAFFATWAVNIPGVRDAFRLSEAQVGGALLAIGLGALVTMPLTGSWTARYGSGPVTRVAVVACMLSLALPFVVPGYLGLVLALTVLGAANGSLDVAMNAQGVTVEQALKRPVLSRLHAYFSLGGVLGAGLGTLLVGRVPMLTHVLLVVGVTTVAGLLAGRLLLPDAPVAGDADEARAAAPPRRAGISSAALLLGLLCFLGMLSEGANYDWAALYFHDVLGQGDGNAGVGYTAFVVTMTLGRWFGDRARGRLGDEAIVRVGAALTGLGLGAALLAQGPGLAAAGFALSGLGLSNVVPVLYGAAGHALAGRGIAQVATIGYGGFLLGPPLIGFVAQQVGLRAALGVALAGAVLVALLGGAAFGLLRRRAATRSQRPVP; this is translated from the coding sequence ATGTCCCCTTCCCAGTTTCCCCCTGCCCCTGGCCGCGCCGAGTCCGCCCGCCGCGCCGTCAGTCTGATCTTTCTGGTCAACGGCGCGTTCTTTGCCACCTGGGCGGTGAATATTCCTGGGGTGCGCGACGCGTTCAGGCTCAGCGAGGCCCAGGTGGGCGGGGCGCTGCTGGCGATTGGACTAGGGGCGCTGGTCACCATGCCGCTGACAGGCAGCTGGACGGCGCGGTACGGCAGCGGTCCGGTAACGCGGGTGGCGGTGGTGGCCTGCATGCTGTCGCTGGCGCTGCCGTTCGTGGTGCCGGGCTATCTGGGACTGGTGCTGGCGCTGACCGTCCTGGGGGCCGCCAACGGCAGCCTGGACGTGGCGATGAATGCCCAGGGGGTCACGGTCGAGCAGGCCCTGAAGCGCCCGGTCCTGAGCCGCCTGCACGCCTATTTCAGTCTGGGCGGGGTGCTGGGCGCGGGCCTGGGCACCCTGCTGGTAGGCCGCGTGCCGATGCTCACGCACGTGCTGCTGGTGGTGGGCGTCACGACCGTCGCGGGCCTGCTGGCGGGCCGGCTGCTGCTGCCGGATGCTCCGGTGGCCGGGGACGCGGACGAGGCTCGGGCCGCCGCGCCGCCGCGCCGCGCGGGCATCAGTTCCGCCGCGCTGCTGCTGGGCCTGCTGTGCTTTCTGGGCATGCTCTCGGAGGGGGCCAACTACGACTGGGCGGCGCTGTATTTCCACGATGTGCTGGGCCAGGGGGACGGCAACGCGGGCGTCGGCTACACGGCCTTTGTGGTGACCATGACGCTGGGCCGCTGGTTTGGGGACCGGGCGCGTGGGCGGCTGGGCGACGAGGCCATTGTGCGGGTGGGCGCGGCGCTCACGGGGCTGGGCCTGGGCGCCGCGCTGCTGGCGCAGGGGCCGGGTCTGGCCGCTGCGGGGTTCGCCCTGTCCGGTCTGGGCCTGAGCAACGTGGTCCCGGTGCTGTACGGCGCGGCGGGGCACGCGCTGGCCGGGCGCGGCATCGCGCAGGTGGCCACCATCGGCTACGGCGGCTTTCTGTTGGGGCCGCCCCTGATCGGGTTCGTGGCCCAGCAGGTTGGCCTGCGTGCGGCGCTGGGCGTGGCGCTGGCCGGGGCCGTGCTGGTGGCCCTGCTGGGAGGCGCGGCCTTCGGGCTGCTGCGGCGGCGCGCGGCTACCAGAAGCCAGCGCCCCGTACCCTGA
- the dnaX gene encoding DNA polymerase III subunit gamma/tau has product MSAIYQRARPIRWDQVVGQEHVKDVLKAALEAGRVGHAYLFSGPRGVGKTTTARLIAMTANCSGPAPKPCGECESCLSVRAGSHPDVMEIDAASNNGVDDVRDLRELVGLAAMRGGKKIYILDEAHMMTKSAFNALLKTLEEPPGHVIFILATTEPEKIIPTILSRCQHYRFRRLTPEEIAGKLAGLARQEGMTAEPEALNLIGRLADGAMRDGESLLERMLAAGQVVTRAGVEEALGLPPGERVRGIAAALVVGDAGAALQGAGHLYRDGFAARTVVEGLVSALGAALHAELGLGDEGRLDGADVPRLLKLQAALDEQEARFARSADGQSLELALTHALLAADGGTGGGGAATGAGAAAMPADLLQRLNRMEKELAGLRAVGAGAGAGSAAVAAQERSGPAPAREVVRDAVAVVQAGPQAQEEAPPAQQGNWADVVRAASMQLRAFLKPARMHAEAGYVSLTYSDNGFHAKQALSKFDDIATLALKVFGPVTFELVTAEANKKQKLGGGAGGGAVGAASAPASRPAPEAPRTVPVQAAPAAEIEIAPFDPAPRRASRGTEVPGAQASAQATPPQPQTTLPPRPAAVATLEPPGGGPPPRPQTRPPETRLARPASPDDVAPAPLPTIDADPWLTAHVADAPAPPAGSAPPEARAASRELYIVEAIDVEPDWDDIGGPLDAGAPSGPPSLEDAPYAALTVERPAPAPRPAAAPQPVASAAPSRPGDIRAHPMYEEIKGRFSGRVREIGKNRNPVAPAVESDETDEEIEG; this is encoded by the coding sequence ATGAGCGCCATCTATCAGCGTGCGCGGCCCATCCGCTGGGACCAGGTGGTGGGCCAGGAACACGTCAAGGACGTGCTGAAGGCTGCGCTGGAGGCCGGGCGCGTGGGTCACGCCTACCTGTTCAGTGGGCCGCGCGGGGTGGGCAAGACCACCACGGCGCGGCTGATCGCCATGACCGCCAACTGCAGCGGGCCTGCGCCGAAACCCTGCGGCGAATGCGAGTCCTGCCTGAGCGTGCGCGCCGGATCCCATCCCGACGTGATGGAGATTGACGCGGCCAGCAACAACGGTGTGGACGACGTGCGTGACCTGCGCGAGCTGGTGGGGCTGGCGGCCATGCGCGGCGGCAAGAAGATCTACATTCTGGACGAGGCGCACATGATGACCAAGAGTGCCTTCAACGCGCTGCTCAAGACGCTGGAGGAGCCGCCGGGCCACGTCATCTTCATCCTGGCCACCACCGAGCCGGAAAAGATCATTCCTACCATCCTTTCGCGCTGCCAGCACTACCGCTTTCGCCGCCTGACGCCGGAGGAGATTGCCGGGAAACTGGCGGGGCTGGCCCGGCAGGAGGGCATGACCGCCGAGCCGGAGGCATTGAACCTGATTGGACGGCTGGCCGACGGCGCGATGCGCGACGGCGAGAGCCTGCTGGAGCGCATGCTGGCCGCCGGTCAGGTGGTCACGCGGGCCGGGGTGGAGGAGGCGCTGGGCCTGCCGCCCGGCGAGCGCGTGCGCGGCATCGCGGCGGCCCTGGTGGTGGGCGACGCGGGCGCGGCGCTGCAGGGGGCCGGCCACCTGTACCGCGACGGCTTCGCGGCCCGCACGGTGGTGGAGGGTCTGGTCTCGGCGCTGGGGGCCGCCCTGCACGCCGAACTGGGCCTGGGTGACGAGGGGCGGCTGGACGGCGCGGACGTGCCCAGGCTCCTGAAGTTGCAGGCCGCGCTGGATGAACAGGAGGCGCGTTTTGCCCGTTCCGCCGACGGACAGAGCCTGGAACTGGCGCTGACCCACGCCCTGCTGGCCGCCGACGGTGGGACCGGTGGAGGAGGGGCGGCGACGGGCGCAGGCGCGGCGGCCATGCCAGCGGACCTGTTGCAGCGCCTCAACCGCATGGAAAAGGAGCTGGCCGGTCTGCGAGCGGTCGGTGCAGGCGCTGGGGCAGGCAGCGCGGCTGTGGCAGCCCAGGAGCGGAGCGGCCCCGCCCCGGCCCGCGAGGTGGTGCGGGACGCGGTGGCGGTGGTTCAGGCTGGCCCCCAGGCGCAGGAGGAGGCCCCGCCAGCCCAGCAGGGCAACTGGGCCGACGTGGTGCGCGCCGCCAGCATGCAGCTGCGCGCCTTTCTGAAGCCTGCGAGGATGCACGCCGAGGCGGGCTACGTCAGCCTGACCTACAGCGACAACGGCTTTCACGCCAAGCAGGCGCTGAGCAAGTTCGACGACATCGCCACGCTGGCCCTCAAGGTGTTCGGCCCGGTCACCTTCGAACTGGTCACCGCCGAGGCCAACAAGAAGCAGAAACTGGGTGGCGGGGCCGGGGGCGGTGCTGTGGGGGCGGCTTCTGCCCCGGCGTCCCGTCCTGCGCCTGAGGCGCCCCGGACGGTGCCTGTGCAGGCCGCCCCCGCCGCCGAGATCGAGATCGCGCCGTTCGATCCGGCGCCGCGCCGGGCCAGCCGGGGGACCGAAGTGCCGGGGGCGCAGGCTTCTGCCCAGGCCACGCCTCCCCAGCCCCAGACCACGTTGCCGCCGCGCCCGGCGGCTGTGGCGACGCTGGAACCGCCGGGCGGCGGGCCACCGCCCCGGCCTCAGACGCGCCCGCCTGAGACCCGCCTAGCCCGCCCCGCCAGCCCGGACGACGTGGCCCCTGCCCCGCTGCCCACCATTGACGCGGATCCCTGGCTGACCGCCCATGTGGCCGACGCGCCTGCGCCCCCTGCCGGATCGGCCCCTCCGGAGGCCCGCGCCGCCTCACGCGAGCTGTACATCGTGGAAGCCATCGATGTGGAACCCGACTGGGACGACATCGGCGGTCCGCTGGACGCGGGGGCACCCTCTGGCCCGCCCAGCCTGGAAGACGCGCCGTACGCCGCGCTGACGGTGGAACGTCCGGCCCCGGCCCCGCGCCCGGCGGCGGCGCCCCAGCCGGTGGCCAGCGCCGCGCCCTCGCGCCCCGGCGACATCCGCGCCCACCCCATGTACGAGGAGATCAAGGGCCGCTTCAGCGGGCGCGTGCGCGAGATCGGCAAGAACCGCAACCCGGTGGCCCCGGCGGTGGAGAGCGACGAGACGGACGAGGAGATCGAGGGCTAG
- a CDS encoding M20 family metallopeptidase: MTATQERTAALREQLVAWRRHLHMNPEVGFHEHETAAYIEAELNRMPGLTVTRPTATSVLAVLRGGQSGRTLLLRADIDALPITEENSFEFASKNKGVMHACGHDGHTAILLGVAKLLSGNPDEVPGEVRMIFQHAEEIGPGGAEELVMETGLMDGVDVVTGLHLNSQLPAGMVAVKPGPFMAAPDMLELTIRGRGGHGAHPEEAIDPIAVGAQVVTNLQHIVSRGVAALDPLVISITSFHSGTTHNVIPDRAEILGTVRSFDAELRQRAPQLIERVIKGVCEAHGATYELKYEFGYRALINTDWVAEQLKEIALETVGPDHFRDAKPTMGGEDFSAYLEKAPGAYFNVGSGSDEQDSRWPHHHPRFTIDEASLETGVKMLHAAALRLTLPQ, from the coding sequence ATGACAGCAACCCAGGAGAGGACGGCGGCGCTGCGCGAGCAGCTCGTGGCGTGGCGGCGGCACCTGCACATGAACCCCGAGGTGGGCTTTCACGAGCATGAAACTGCGGCCTACATCGAGGCGGAGCTGAACAGGATGCCGGGGCTAACGGTCACGCGGCCCACCGCAACCAGCGTGCTGGCGGTGCTCAGGGGCGGCCAGTCGGGCCGCACGCTGCTGCTGCGGGCCGACATCGACGCGCTGCCCATCACCGAGGAAAACAGCTTCGAATTCGCCTCTAAAAACAAGGGCGTCATGCACGCCTGCGGCCACGACGGGCACACCGCGATTCTGCTGGGCGTGGCGAAGCTGCTGTCCGGGAATCCCGACGAGGTGCCTGGCGAAGTCCGCATGATCTTCCAGCACGCTGAGGAAATCGGGCCGGGCGGTGCGGAGGAACTGGTGATGGAAACCGGGCTGATGGACGGCGTGGATGTGGTGACCGGCCTACACCTGAACAGCCAGTTGCCTGCCGGTATGGTGGCGGTCAAGCCGGGGCCGTTCATGGCGGCGCCCGACATGCTGGAACTGACCATCCGGGGCCGGGGCGGGCACGGTGCACACCCGGAAGAGGCCATCGATCCCATCGCGGTGGGCGCGCAGGTGGTCACCAACCTGCAGCACATCGTCAGCCGTGGTGTGGCGGCGCTGGACCCGCTGGTGATCAGCATCACCTCGTTCCACAGCGGCACCACACACAACGTCATCCCGGACCGCGCTGAGATTCTGGGCACGGTTCGCAGCTTTGATGCCGAGTTGCGTCAGCGTGCGCCCCAGCTGATCGAGCGCGTCATCAAGGGCGTGTGCGAGGCCCACGGCGCGACGTACGAGTTGAAGTACGAATTCGGTTACCGCGCCCTGATCAACACCGACTGGGTGGCCGAGCAGCTCAAGGAGATCGCGCTGGAGACCGTGGGGCCGGACCACTTCCGCGACGCTAAACCCACCATGGGGGGCGAGGACTTCAGCGCCTACCTGGAAAAGGCCCCCGGCGCATACTTCAACGTCGGCTCCGGCAGCGACGAGCAGGACAGCCGCTGGCCGCACCACCACCCGCGCTTCACCATCGATGAGGCCAGTCTGGAGACCGGCGTAAAGATGCTGCACGCTGCCGCCCTGCGCCTGACGCTGCCGCAGTAA
- a CDS encoding DUF1844 domain-containing protein — MPHPEFVGLVNSLQATAEAALGDLNAATASAARDGLLQEGRARQTAERSLKLLTMLADKTRGNLDFAEADLLTGAISSLRERLGSGAQGH; from the coding sequence ATGCCCCATCCTGAATTCGTTGGACTCGTCAATTCCCTCCAGGCCACCGCCGAGGCCGCACTGGGCGACCTGAATGCCGCCACCGCCAGCGCCGCGCGCGACGGACTGCTTCAGGAGGGCCGCGCCCGCCAGACCGCCGAGCGCAGCCTGAAACTGCTGACCATGCTGGCCGACAAGACCCGGGGCAACCTGGACTTCGCGGAGGCTGACCTGCTGACCGGGGCAATTTCGAGCCTGCGTGAACGGCTGGGCAGCGGCGCGCAGGGCCACTAG
- a CDS encoding Lrp/AsnC family transcriptional regulator yields the protein MVTAIVMVQADRQRVQETAEALAAIPAVREVYSVTGEWDIVAILKLAEYDQLDDVVTGHLRKVEGIARTQTMLAFRTYNDALLDQGFGVGLDEGRANGGG from the coding sequence ATGGTAACGGCCATCGTGATGGTGCAGGCGGACCGCCAGCGCGTGCAGGAAACCGCCGAGGCGCTGGCCGCCATTCCCGCCGTGCGCGAGGTCTACAGCGTGACCGGCGAGTGGGACATCGTGGCAATTCTCAAGCTGGCCGAGTACGACCAGCTCGACGACGTGGTGACCGGCCACCTGCGGAAGGTGGAGGGCATCGCCCGCACCCAGACCATGCTGGCCTTCCGCACCTACAACGACGCGCTGCTGGACCAGGGCTTCGGCGTGGGGCTCGACGAGGGCCGGGCCAACGGGGGAGGCTAG
- a CDS encoding LacI family DNA-binding transcriptional regulator: MPPKPAAPSSGRITLREVARALGVSVATVSNAYNRPDQLSAALREQVLETARTLGYGGPDPLARSLRRGRTGVIGVVYDAPLEYAFADPAAAQFLGSVAQALQDASYNLLLLASPADTQADPLLPVQSASVDGLIVYSAAQNSDLLRAVLSRNLPTVLVDQDQHAQAAGVGIDDAGGATLAAQHLLGLGHTHIGVLCLELGLRQGGGRVTHERERQIVYHPTAERLRGYREAVAAGTPAHAQLFLTEAGRNTIADGEACALELLQAEPQTTALLCMSDVLAHGALRAAHTLGWAVPQRLSIIGYDDAPGSADLNLTTVWQPTSEKGRRVGQAMLALLGGEAQVDVRLPTRLIVRGSTAARPATPAQHL, from the coding sequence ATGCCGCCCAAGCCTGCCGCACCGTCCAGCGGACGCATTACCCTGCGCGAGGTGGCGCGCGCCCTGGGGGTCAGCGTGGCCACCGTGAGCAACGCCTACAACCGCCCCGATCAGCTCTCGGCGGCGCTGCGCGAGCAGGTGCTGGAAACGGCGCGCACGCTGGGCTACGGCGGCCCTGACCCCCTGGCCCGCAGCCTGCGGCGGGGCCGCACCGGGGTCATCGGCGTGGTGTACGACGCGCCGCTGGAATACGCCTTCGCCGATCCGGCTGCCGCGCAGTTTCTGGGCAGCGTGGCACAGGCGCTGCAGGATGCCTCCTACAACCTGTTGCTGCTGGCCAGTCCCGCCGACACCCAGGCCGATCCACTCCTTCCCGTGCAGAGTGCCAGCGTGGACGGCCTGATCGTGTACAGCGCCGCGCAGAACAGCGATTTGCTGCGCGCGGTTCTGTCGCGCAACCTGCCCACCGTCCTGGTGGATCAGGACCAGCATGCCCAGGCTGCCGGCGTAGGCATCGACGACGCTGGAGGGGCCACCCTGGCGGCGCAGCATCTGCTGGGACTGGGCCACACCCACATCGGCGTGCTGTGCCTGGAACTCGGTCTCCGGCAGGGCGGCGGGCGCGTGACCCACGAACGGGAGCGGCAGATCGTCTATCACCCCACCGCCGAACGCCTGCGCGGCTACCGTGAGGCGGTGGCCGCCGGCACACCCGCCCACGCCCAGCTTTTCCTGACCGAAGCCGGGCGCAACACCATTGCCGACGGCGAGGCCTGCGCGCTGGAGTTGCTGCAGGCCGAGCCCCAGACCACCGCGCTGCTGTGCATGAGTGACGTGCTGGCTCACGGGGCGCTGAGGGCCGCCCACACCCTGGGCTGGGCCGTGCCGCAGCGCCTGAGCATCATCGGCTACGACGACGCGCCCGGCAGCGCCGACCTGAACCTGACCACCGTCTGGCAGCCCACCTCTGAAAAGGGGCGGCGCGTGGGTCAGGCCATGCTGGCCCTGCTGGGCGGCGAGGCCCAGGTGGACGTGCGGCTGCCGACCCGGTTAATTGTGCGCGGCAGTACGGCGGCGCGGCCCGCCACGCCGGCCCAGCATCTCTAG
- the dtd gene encoding D-aminoacyl-tRNA deacylase, which translates to MRAVVQRVTHATCTVAGAVTGQTGPGLLVLLGVAPGDTAQTARALAAKIAKLRIFGDDAGKMNRSVLDTGGGVLSISQFTLYADTRAGNRPSFTGAAPPEQARGLYGAFNAALRDLGLSVGEGRFGEHMVIDLGNDGPVTITLDLD; encoded by the coding sequence GTGCGGGCCGTCGTACAACGGGTGACCCACGCCACCTGCACCGTGGCGGGCGCAGTTACCGGGCAGACCGGGCCGGGGCTGCTGGTCCTGCTGGGCGTCGCGCCGGGCGACACCGCCCAGACCGCGCGGGCGCTGGCGGCCAAGATCGCCAAGCTGCGGATCTTCGGCGATGACGCGGGCAAGATGAACCGCAGCGTGCTGGACACAGGCGGCGGCGTGCTGAGCATCAGCCAGTTCACGCTGTACGCCGACACCCGCGCTGGCAACCGCCCCAGCTTTACCGGAGCGGCCCCACCCGAGCAGGCCCGCGGGCTGTACGGCGCATTCAACGCCGCCCTGCGTGACCTGGGCCTCAGCGTGGGCGAGGGCCGCTTCGGCGAGCACATGGTCATCGACCTGGGCAACGACGGTCCCGTGACCATCACGCTGGACCTGGATTGA
- the ahbA gene encoding siroheme decarboxylase subunit alpha, whose amino-acid sequence MTAPSPAPETTLPTAREQLLNRIQKNIPIVRRPYQLIAEEVGLSEAEALEILREVKAEGVLRQVSAIFDTRTLGYQSSLVAAVHDEDQLDAGAEVVNGHPGVSHNYKRNHDFNLWYTIAVPPESDLEAHVQKLHELSGARLTRLMPTLHLFKIGVEFDMTGKEDWNAKAKPQYTSEQRNIGYEVTDLDRAFVVEFQKDLPVTEEPYADACAALGLSIDEVAAHAEKMKAAGALRRVSAVFRHQKAGFTFNAMGVWAVPQEDVAEVGRQMAEFKAVSHCYLRPTYPEWPYTIFTMVHGRSKEEAFGKIRAIEEEVASGVAHDILYSTKEYKKIRLEFYKPEFYEWEQENLKS is encoded by the coding sequence ATGACCGCCCCCTCGCCTGCCCCGGAAACCACGCTCCCCACGGCGCGTGAGCAGCTTCTCAACCGTATACAGAAAAATATTCCTATCGTCCGGCGCCCCTACCAGCTGATTGCCGAAGAAGTCGGGTTGAGCGAGGCCGAGGCCCTGGAAATTCTGCGCGAGGTCAAGGCCGAGGGCGTGCTGCGGCAGGTCAGTGCCATCTTCGACACCCGCACGCTGGGGTACCAGAGCAGCCTGGTGGCCGCCGTGCACGACGAGGATCAGCTGGACGCAGGCGCGGAAGTGGTGAACGGCCACCCCGGCGTCAGCCACAACTACAAGCGCAATCACGATTTCAATCTGTGGTACACCATTGCCGTGCCGCCCGAGAGCGATCTGGAAGCGCACGTCCAGAAGTTGCACGAGCTGAGCGGCGCCCGTCTGACCCGCCTGATGCCCACGCTGCACCTGTTCAAGATCGGCGTGGAGTTCGACATGACCGGTAAAGAGGACTGGAACGCCAAAGCCAAGCCGCAGTACACCAGTGAGCAGCGCAACATCGGCTACGAGGTGACGGATCTGGACCGCGCCTTCGTGGTGGAGTTCCAGAAGGATCTGCCCGTGACCGAGGAGCCCTACGCCGATGCCTGCGCCGCGCTGGGCCTGAGCATCGACGAGGTGGCCGCCCACGCCGAGAAAATGAAGGCTGCCGGGGCGCTGCGGCGCGTCTCTGCCGTGTTCCGCCACCAGAAGGCGGGCTTTACCTTCAACGCGATGGGCGTGTGGGCCGTGCCGCAGGAGGACGTGGCCGAGGTGGGCCGCCAGATGGCCGAATTCAAGGCCGTGTCGCACTGCTACCTGCGCCCCACCTACCCGGAGTGGCCGTACACGATTTTCACCATGGTTCACGGACGCAGCAAGGAAGAGGCGTTCGGCAAGATCAGGGCAATTGAGGAAGAGGTGGCCAGCGGCGTGGCCCACGACATCCTGTACTCAACGAAGGAATACAAGAAAATCCGGCTGGAATTTTACAAGCCGGAGTTCTACGAGTGGGAACAGGAAAACCTGAAAAGCTGA
- a CDS encoding CobW family GTP-binding protein, with product MTTPVPSPDPRIPILVIGGFLGAGKTTLVNHLIRSLPHRLGVIVNEFGQAGVDGSLIERLQDDVTELTAGCLCCTGRDDLLRALVTISMRDTKPDAVIVELSGVADPTPVLATLLERGVRAAFRVTTLVAVVDARHVLHTLREHPEAARQLAYANVVVLNKTDLVGEEALERAEATLRGVNPLARVIGVERGQIDADALLARDDFDPRVLDGQDTERHAHTPDLKTFTLRADRPLDPYEWQRFMTSFILARPAEVLRVKGWLDLHGYPQRILFQAVRDLFTADAWDTGGGDSELVFIGRGLDREEYAAAFAACLTPDPADLIPD from the coding sequence ATGACCACGCCTGTCCCCTCCCCTGACCCGCGCATTCCCATCCTCGTGATCGGCGGCTTTCTGGGCGCAGGCAAGACCACGCTGGTCAACCATCTGATCCGCAGCCTGCCGCACCGGCTGGGCGTGATTGTCAACGAGTTCGGGCAGGCCGGGGTGGACGGCAGCCTGATCGAGCGCCTTCAGGACGACGTGACCGAGCTGACGGCCGGCTGCCTGTGCTGCACGGGCCGCGACGATCTGCTGCGGGCACTGGTCACGATTTCCATGCGCGACACGAAACCTGACGCGGTGATCGTGGAGCTGTCGGGCGTGGCGGACCCCACACCGGTGCTGGCGACGCTGCTGGAGCGCGGGGTGCGGGCCGCCTTCCGCGTTACGACACTGGTGGCGGTGGTCGACGCCCGCCACGTCCTGCACACCCTGCGCGAACACCCGGAGGCGGCGCGGCAACTGGCTTACGCCAACGTGGTGGTCCTGAACAAGACCGATCTGGTGGGCGAGGAGGCGCTGGAGCGGGCCGAGGCCACCCTGCGCGGCGTCAACCCGCTGGCCCGCGTGATCGGCGTGGAACGCGGCCAGATCGATGCCGACGCCCTGCTGGCCCGCGATGACTTCGATCCGCGCGTGCTGGACGGCCAGGACACAGAGAGGCACGCGCACACGCCGGACCTGAAGACCTTTACCCTGCGTGCAGACCGTCCCCTGGACCCCTACGAGTGGCAGCGCTTCATGACCTCGTTCATCCTGGCCCGGCCCGCCGAGGTGCTGCGCGTCAAGGGCTGGCTGGACCTGCACGGCTACCCCCAGCGCATCCTGTTTCAGGCGGTGCGTGACCTGTTCACCGCCGACGCCTGGGACACCGGGGGAGGCGACAGCGAACTGGTGTTTATCGGGCGCGGGCTGGACCGCGAGGAATACGCGGCGGCCTTCGCCGCATGCCTGACCCCTGATCCGGCAGACCTGATTCCCGATTGA
- a CDS encoding uracil-DNA glycosylase, whose product MGALDLLAQGCAACRLRPGCSGVVVAEGHAAARLVIIGEGPGREEDRLGRPFVGAGGELLDRILASAGIRRDEAYLTNTVKCRPPGDRPPRPDEVNTCTGLWLGAQLRLLRPHVILSLGNTATQHLLRTDRGIASLRGQWFAFTHDNGAGGTHQALLMPMFHPAYLLRNPARSPGTPKALTWRDIREVAAVLCGEKRPEAVAQLAPADMDGQPGLF is encoded by the coding sequence TTGGGGGCGCTGGACCTGCTGGCCCAGGGGTGTGCCGCGTGCCGCCTGCGCCCCGGCTGCAGCGGCGTGGTGGTGGCCGAGGGCCACGCTGCGGCCCGGCTGGTGATCATCGGCGAGGGGCCGGGGCGCGAGGAAGACCGGCTGGGCCGCCCCTTCGTGGGGGCGGGCGGGGAGCTGCTGGACCGCATCCTGGCCTCGGCGGGCATCCGGCGGGACGAGGCCTACCTGACCAACACCGTCAAATGTCGTCCACCGGGTGACCGCCCGCCCCGGCCCGACGAGGTGAATACCTGCACAGGGCTGTGGCTGGGCGCGCAGCTCAGGCTGCTGCGCCCCCACGTGATCCTGAGCCTGGGCAACACCGCCACGCAGCACCTGCTGCGGACAGACCGGGGCATTGCCAGCCTGCGCGGCCAGTGGTTTGCCTTCACGCATGACAACGGCGCGGGCGGCACGCACCAGGCCCTGCTGATGCCCATGTTCCACCCGGCCTACCTGCTGCGAAATCCGGCGCGCAGTCCCGGCACCCCCAAGGCGCTGACCTGGCGCGACATCCGCGAGGTGGCCGCCGTCCTGTGCGGCGAGAAGAGGCCGGAGGCCGTCGCGCAGCTTGCGCCAGCGGACATGGACGGGCAGCCGGGGCTGTTTTGA
- a CDS encoding ferritin-like domain-containing protein: protein MSNETNEKLLNRRKFLGAAGAVGAGTLLAGCAPGMMGGAMAQGGDKKANLDGTIFNFALNLEYLEAAFYLAAVGRLEELDAVGGDSKKVILPAGFTGKGGAGIKFESADVAAYANEIASDELNHVRIIRKVLGAGAVAQPMIDLGPAFLAAGNAASGGAITGFNPFANDLFFLHGAFIFEDVGVSAYKGAARFLSDTSAGGNLENAAGILAVEAYHAGQIRTLLYQQRNTQVTPALKVSDVVAAISNLRDAVDGASDVDQGILNAAGGANIVLADTNSIAFSRTPRQVGNIVFLKVDAVKGGFFPEGLNGDFAAILAL, encoded by the coding sequence ATGAGCAACGAAACCAACGAAAAACTGCTGAACCGCCGTAAATTCCTGGGAGCCGCTGGCGCTGTCGGCGCCGGCACCCTGCTGGCAGGCTGCGCGCCCGGCATGATGGGCGGCGCAATGGCGCAGGGCGGCGACAAGAAGGCCAACCTGGACGGTACCATCTTCAACTTCGCCCTGAACCTGGAGTATCTGGAAGCCGCGTTCTACCTGGCCGCCGTGGGCCGCCTGGAAGAGCTGGACGCGGTGGGCGGCGACAGCAAGAAGGTCATTTTGCCCGCCGGCTTTACCGGCAAGGGCGGCGCGGGCATCAAGTTCGAGTCCGCCGACGTGGCGGCCTACGCCAACGAGATCGCCTCCGACGAGCTGAACCACGTCCGCATCATCCGCAAGGTGCTGGGTGCGGGCGCCGTAGCCCAGCCCATGATCGATCTCGGTCCGGCCTTCCTGGCGGCGGGCAACGCGGCCTCGGGCGGCGCCATCACCGGCTTCAACCCCTTTGCCAACGACCTGTTCTTCCTGCACGGCGCGTTCATCTTCGAGGATGTGGGGGTCAGCGCGTACAAGGGTGCGGCCCGCTTCCTGTCCGATACCTCGGCGGGCGGCAACTTGGAAAACGCGGCGGGCATTCTGGCCGTCGAGGCGTACCACGCCGGGCAGATCCGCACCCTGCTCTACCAGCAGCGCAACACCCAAGTCACCCCGGCCCTCAAGGTCAGTGACGTGGTGGCGGCCATCAGCAACCTGCGCGACGCGGTGGACGGCGCCAGCGACGTGGACCAGGGCATCCTGAATGCGGCGGGCGGTGCCAACATCGTGCTGGCCGACACCAACTCGATTGCCTTCAGCCGTACCCCCCGTCAGGTGGGCAACATCGTCTTCCTGAAGGTCGACGCGGTCAAGGGCGGCTTCTTCCCCGAAGGCCTGAACGGCGATTTCGCTGCCATTCTGGCGCTGTAG